One Peromyscus leucopus breed LL Stock chromosome 4, UCI_PerLeu_2.1, whole genome shotgun sequence genomic region harbors:
- the LOC114704293 gene encoding enhancer of rudimentary homolog: protein MSHTILLVQPTKRPEGRTYADYKSVNECMEGVCKMYEQHLKRMNPNSPSITYDISQLFDFIDDLADLSCLVYRADTQTYQPYNKDWIKEKIYMLLCRQAQQAGK, encoded by the coding sequence ATGTCTCACACCATTTTGTTGGTACAGCCTACCAAGAGACCAGAAGGCAGGACTTACGCTGACTACAAGTCTGTGAATGAGTGCATGGAAGGTGTTTGTAAAATGTATGAACAACATCTGAAGAGAATGAATCCCAACAGCCCCTCCATCACATACGATATCAGTCAGTTGTTTGACTTTATCGATGATCTGGCAGATCTCAGCTGTCTTGTTTACCGAGCTGATACACAGACGTACCAGCCTTATAACAAAGACTGGATCAAAGAGAAGATCTACATGCTCCTTTGTCGACAGGCCCAACAGGCTGGGAAGTAG